ACGTATCCGACGCTCCCGCGCGGAAGGGTTTTGAGAATGGCGTTGTTCGTGCCGGGACCCGATCGCACGTTCACCCAGCTCTCGCCGATGGAAACGACCCCTCTTCCGCCCGAGGCATCGCTCGAGGAGGAGGTCACCTGCACCTGCGAACCGCCGAACGGGCTCGTCTGGGCATGAAGGCTGGAACATGCGAACATCAGGGCGATCGCCGCGATCGCTCCGGCGGCCGGCATCCATCTGGCGCGAGAATACATGCGTCCCCTCCTGAGAGAGATACTCTCAATTGTATAGAGATTCGGAAGCGTGTCAAGTCTGCCGCCGCACCTGCCCCGGCTCGGCGCTCATCGACGGTTGAGCCGTTGACAGGGGCGATGAAGGGTCCTAAGATGAGTTCCGCATGAACGCCATGGGAAAAACGGGGTTCGAGTATCTGCGGCTTTCGGTCACCGATCGCTGCAACCTCCGCTGCGTCTACTGCATGCCGCCGGAGGGCATTCCGAAACTCGACCACGAGCAGATTCTGCGATACGAGGAGATGCTCGCGATCGTTCGCGCGTGCGTTTCCGAAGGCGTCCACCGCGTCCGCATCACCGGCGGCGAACCCCTCGTCCGCAAGGGCCTGTGCGGCTTCATCGAGTCGCTTGCCCGCATCGCGGGCATCGACGACATCAGCCTCACGACGAACGGCATCCTTCTCGCCGATTTCGCCCGCGACCTGCGCTCGTCGGGCGTTGCGCGCGTGAACATCAGCCTCGACTCCCTCCGGGCCGATCGGTATGCGACCATCACCCGGGGCGGCGACGTCGATCGCGTCATGGCCGGCATCGAAGCGGCGATCGCAGCCGGACTCGCTCCCGTCAAGATCAACACGGTGATGATTCCGGGTCAGAATGACGACGAAATCGAAGCCTTCGGGAAACTCGCCTGTCGCCTTCCGGTGCACGTCCGGTTCATCGAGCGCATGCCCTTCGCCGCCGGCGACATTGATACTGT
Above is a window of Candidatus Ozemobacteraceae bacterium DNA encoding:
- the moaA gene encoding GTP 3',8-cyclase MoaA, which produces MNAMGKTGFEYLRLSVTDRCNLRCVYCMPPEGIPKLDHEQILRYEEMLAIVRACVSEGVHRVRITGGEPLVRKGLCGFIESLARIAGIDDISLTTNGILLADFARDLRSSGVARVNISLDSLRADRYATITRGGDVDRVMAGIEAAIAAGLAPVKINTVMIPGQNDDEIEAFGKLACRLPVHVRFIERMPFAAGDIDTVPYISQDTIVDRLVRAGLTLDPAEQNLGGGPSENYSIRGEAGHIGFISSRSHPFCSRCTRLRLTVSGKLLPCLDSNDGIDVRGLDHASIVRVIRDLSARKHARHKSCAQFLGARCVSLSDIGG